The genomic window ACCCTGCTGACGCCGAAGAAGTCGTCCAGTGCATCGTCACCCAGCAGCTCGCGCCGTTTCGCCGGACGAACTCCGGATCCGTCGCAGACCACCGCGAAGTGCGCCCCGTGCACCTTCTCCACCGCGACCCACTCCCGGCTCCCGGATCCGGCAGGCCGCTGCCTGGCAGAGACCTTGGGATAGGGCCGCCACGTGGGACTCGCGGAGGTGGTGTCGGACATGCAGGGATCATCGCCGTGCAACCCGATGACGGGCAACCGAGATTCACCGCCCCGCGCAGACTGCCCGGCAGCCCCAAAAAGCAGATGACCTGATCAAGTGCCGGATCAGGTCATCTGACATATGTGTCCGAGGCCGGACACAACCCATACACACATGCCGTTGCTGCGTGGGGAGCTGTGCCTGTAGCGATCGACGGCTTGGTCTCGGATGGGTGAGGCCCGGGCTTCCTTCGTCCTCTGCAGAGAGTGTGCCAGTGCGCAGGGGGCTGCGGGAAGGGCGGCAGCTGGATTTCACTCGTTCGAGTGGCCTTCACCTGGGGCCGGGGCCGAAGACGTGGACGGAGTCCGCAGTCAACAGCCCCCGGCGGCCGGGTTCAGCGTCGCCGCTTGCGCTTGTCCCGTGTGCCGCCTTTGCGGGCGCGGGCGGCGTTCTGGCGGCCGAGCTGTGCGGAGCGTTCCCACAGCGGGCCGTCGGCCAGGGAGCGGAGCGCGGCAAGCCCGGCTTGGTCGGGGTGCCCCGAGGCCAGGGCGGCGGCGATGATCTCGCGGGCCTGCTTGCGGCCTTGGGAAAGCAGGGAGTTCATGGCGGAGTCCTGTCCTGCGACCTCCAGCAGCTGGAGCAGGCCCTCGGCCAGAATCAGCAGCGACTCCGGCTCGGTGAGGTCGTCCGGGACGAGGATCTCGCGGCGGGTGAGGACGCTGAGCGCGGTCGGGGCGAGCTGTGGATCGCTCCGTAGGGCGCGCAGGAGATGCTCGCCCGCGCCGTCGGGCAGGGCGGTGGTGAGGGTGTCGAGTATGGCTTCGGCGCGGCTGCGCCACGGTGTGTCGCGTACGGCCTGGACGAGTTCCGCGAGCGCGGCTTGGTCTCCGCCGTGCGCGGCTGTCCACGTGGCGAGTTCGGTGCGGGCGGAGTCGGGGTCGTAGTGCTCGGCGAGGACGCCGAGCAGCCCGCCGGCCGGGGCGTCGGCGAGTTCGCCGACGAGGGGAGCGTCGCGGCCTTCGGCGAGCAGCTGTAGCCGCACGGCACGGGTGCCGAGGTCGGTGAGGCGGATCAGCTCGACCGGGCCGGCGGTGAGTTCCTTGCGCAGCTCCTGCGCGCGCTGTGGTGCGTCGGGGTCGGGGGCCGGGGCGCCGAGGAGGAAGGCGAGCTCCGGCGGCATCCCTGGAGGCAGCGTCGGCGCGGACGGCACGGCCGGCATGTCGAGAAAGAGCGGGTGGGCCATGCCCTGCTCGCGAGTGAGGATGCCGAGCCGCTCCAGGGCGTCCAGGACGTCGTGGAGGTCGGCGTCGGCTGCCCGGAGCCACATCCGCTCCTGCGCGGTGTCGTCGCCGCTGAAACGGTAGCGGGCGCGGTAGGCCAGGTGGGTCGATTCCCGCAGCCGGGGCCAGGGCATGGGATGGGGGAGGCTGTAGAGGGTGTTGAGGATGTCGGGCAGGATGTCCTCGTACACGGCATAGAGCATCGAGGTCGGCCGGTAGCCGTCGCGGTCACCGATCAACGCCTCGCGCAGCTCGAAGAGTGCCTCAAAGGCCCGCTGCCACAGCGCGAGCGGGTCGTTGAGGACTGGCCGGGCCTTGGCAACCGCGTACAGGCGGCCCTTGGCCGGGCGCACCAGGCGGGCCTTCTTCGCCCACTCGAAGACCAGGTTGAGGAGCGGCAGGTCGGCGCTGCTGCGCGGCGAGCCTGGACGGTCACCGGTGCGAAGCGTGGCGACGAGCTCGCGGGCGTCGGCGATCTTGAGCCGTCCGAGTTTCGTCAGTTCCCGCCCGTCCTTCCCGGCCCACTCGGCGAGAGCGGCCAGCTGGCCGATGAGCGGGACCGCTGTCGCGGTGGTTCGAAGCTCGTCCTCAGCGGGCAATGTGACGGGCAGCTGGGGCTCAGCGCGCGCCATCTGGGGCGGGCCGGTCACCTGGTGGCGGCGAGCGATCGCCTCCAGCGCCGCCTCGTCGTAGGGGACTTCGCCACGACGCGCGCGCTCCGTGAACCGCTCCATCGCTACCTGGTCGAAGATGTCGACGCCCTGCTCGGCGGCGGTGGTCGCCCAGAACTTCGCCATCCCCCAGCGAGTCCGGTCGGCCATGGCCTCGGCGAACATGGGCGACACCGCGTCGATCGCGCGCTCCAGGACATCGAGCGGCTCACCGCGTGGATCGTCCAGCCCCATGGCGCACAGGTAGCTCAGCAGCGTGCGCAGCCCTGCGGGGCCGTCCGCCGTTGGCTCGCCGGGCAGCTGGGTGAGCATGCGCGGCAGCCAATCGAGCAGGAACTCCTCCACATGCCGCGCCTGCCACAGCCCCAGCCGACCATCGACGGTGCCGCGATGGCGGTAGTCCAACGCCGACTCCACCACCACGGGCTCCGCCGCCAGGCCCTGCGCCCGGCTCCAGGCCGCAAGGCGGCCAGTCAGCAGCTCGCAGGTTGCCGCGTAGCCGTCCTCGTCCTCGGGCTCGAAGAACATGCGCATGGATCAAAGGCCTCGCTCGGGACGGCACTGCGGACGCCGTCAGCGTACCGACTTCGGGACGGCCACGGTGCCGACCGGCCAGGAGCGCCTGCGGGCCGAGTGCCGGCGCGATCGGTGCTCGTCGCCGCAGGCGTAGCGATCGCCAGTTCGGCTTCTGCCCGCTCCCGTCCGAGCCACCGACTCACGTTCCCGGGCGGCTCCAGCCTTACGCGCTCGTGCTGTTGAGGGCTCCCTCGTACAGTACGAATTCGCATCGTCAGTCAAGGGCTTCCCCCTCACTGAATAGGTCGAAGGACAACTGTTCGGGCTGATCCGGACTGGCCTCGGTGTCGGCGCCGGCCTTCTCTGCTTCTGCGTGAGGGAGGGCATAGTCGGAGGTGAGTTCGGCCAGGTGAAGGATCAGTGGGAGACCGAGTCCGTCCCGGTAGTCTTCGCTGAACCGCTGCTGGTGCAGGTACATCGCCCAGTCCTCCGCCGAGTCACCCGCCTGGAGGCCGACCATGGCGAATTCCAGCAGCTCAGGGTTCCAGGCGTTCTTCCGCGGCTTGAACTCGGACTTACCCTTTGCGTTCAGGTGCGGCGTCAGCTTCGCGGCGTCGACACTCAGGGTGTGAGTGCTTGCCTTGTCCGTGGTGCTGTAGAACACCCGGTCAGCTTCAGCCTCGCCCTCTGGCACCCACAGGCCCTTGGCGATACCGCCGCGGCCTTCGGGCTTTGGAGCCCACCACTCGGGGGTCTCGTCACGGTCGCTGGTGGCCACGCGGACGATGCGAAGTTGCTTGCCCTGGAGGGCAAGTCGCTGCAGTGGACCGCCGCCGATCTGGATGCGGTCCTGGACCAGACCGTTGTTCTGCAGCCATGGCCAGCGGTAGCGGGTGTTCTGCGCGTGGGTGACGACCAGCGTCGGCTCGCCGCGCATCTGGTAGAGCGTCGTTCGTACGAAAGCCGCCGTGGCGTCGGACTGCTGCTGAGCGGTCTTCAGTTCTTCGGGGCGGATCTTCCCGGTCAGAGCCTTCAGCAGTTCCGGATAGGGCACCCAGGACTGCATGTCGGCACTGCGGCCCATGACGCAGTCCTGGCCGGGACGCACCAAGATAGCGATGGGTGTGAACTGGGTGTAGTAGGTGGGGCCGTCGTGCTGCCGCTTGACGAGCCAGAATGCGACCTGATTCAGCCGCGTGGGGATGATGTCGCCCAGCGTGTGCTGGGGAACGAAGCGAACTCCGAGCTGGCGCAGCCCGTCGGCCCAGCTGGCTGCAGCGCGAAAGCCGGAGTCGTCCTTTTCATCGGCGGCCTCCGGATCGCGAGGCCGAATGAACTGACTGACGGTGTCGGCATCGGCGCAGCCGAGCCGCAGGGCGAACTTGGGATCGGTGGTCCGCTTCTTGAACGCGTCCTTCCCGTCAAGCTCGACGAAGGTGAGCTTCCCGGGATAGTCGACGGATTGCGAAAGCTGCCTGAGGAAGGCGGAAGTCTCGGTGCGGCGGTCACGGATCGCCTGGTCCTGCTCGGCTCCCTTTCGGGGAGCCCGTTCGTCTCCGAGAGGGGCGCCGAGAGCACCGAGCGGCCGGGCATGGATGCGAACTGTCAGCTCTGGTGCCTCCCAGGACCAAACCGAGGGCCCGCTTTCGACCCGGTACTCGGACAGGTTGAGGCTGCTCTCGGCGGCCCGGATCAGATGGTCCCGCATGGCATCGGACTGGTAGAGCAGGAACGTGGACAGACCGTGTCGACCGACGGCAGCCGCGACGAGGGAGCGACGTTCGCCCGCATTTCGCATGGCGACCTGCTCATTGAGAGCCGCGATCTCAGCAAGCTCCGCATCGGTCCCCTCCTTCGGGACCGATGCGTTTCGTTCAAGCACGCGAGTGGGTGTCTGTCGCTTGATGGAGCTGCGCCGGAGAGCACCGACTGGTTTGAACTCTGGCTCCAGTGCCTGGCCGGCCCACTCCACCAGGCGCCGGCGCTCACTGGGCATCAGTCCAGCCCCGATGGCGTGACGGCCCATCATGGTGTGATGGACCACTGCGGCGGTCACACCGTCTCGACCTGCGATCCAGGTCTCCGGCTCTTTGGCCAGGACATCGGGTGAGGGCAGATTGTCCAGCGCGGACAGGCGCGGCAACAGACCCTCCGGGCCGCCGTGCGCCCAGCCGGTCTTGCGAGTCTTCCT from Kitasatospora sp. NBC_01250 includes these protein-coding regions:
- a CDS encoding pPIWI_RE module domain-containing protein, which produces MAYDSIQPAAFVPDPSAGPFYTSHHALTFPAAWRRPILDLYRHGKPEKSQAKIKNVPIRKLNQAMRAVAPDLVAVDATASFDAATPWLYADAEYPPAVMDTFIHAWLRDMQPSPEAYSLFKDTVRSLDTRSLRWNLVGIDMLQQSRSEGGTAMPAPHLYRLLTETLAARIARLQPYEHGGERLHFRQVAGDARANGAELVSWPPLEEISRTKDDGQRVWHYSAVLRVSLRTVPFSPIPRLHLGAGIRRWVNGPVWLPSEGSASTFLLADSAFVADAPAPARFAVAQLAWDRKTRKTGWAHGGPEGLLPRLSALDNLPSPDVLAKEPETWIAGRDGVTAAVVHHTMMGRHAIGAGLMPSERRRLVEWAGQALEPEFKPVGALRRSSIKRQTPTRVLERNASVPKEGTDAELAEIAALNEQVAMRNAGERRSLVAAAVGRHGLSTFLLYQSDAMRDHLIRAAESSLNLSEYRVESGPSVWSWEAPELTVRIHARPLGALGAPLGDERAPRKGAEQDQAIRDRRTETSAFLRQLSQSVDYPGKLTFVELDGKDAFKKRTTDPKFALRLGCADADTVSQFIRPRDPEAADEKDDSGFRAAASWADGLRQLGVRFVPQHTLGDIIPTRLNQVAFWLVKRQHDGPTYYTQFTPIAILVRPGQDCVMGRSADMQSWVPYPELLKALTGKIRPEELKTAQQQSDATAAFVRTTLYQMRGEPTLVVTHAQNTRYRWPWLQNNGLVQDRIQIGGGPLQRLALQGKQLRIVRVATSDRDETPEWWAPKPEGRGGIAKGLWVPEGEAEADRVFYSTTDKASTHTLSVDAAKLTPHLNAKGKSEFKPRKNAWNPELLEFAMVGLQAGDSAEDWAMYLHQQRFSEDYRDGLGLPLILHLAELTSDYALPHAEAEKAGADTEASPDQPEQLSFDLFSEGEALD